A part of Olleya sp. Bg11-27 genomic DNA contains:
- a CDS encoding sialidase family protein, translating to MNFRFILSLFIVCSVSAQQSLLTEKTQLQANSIVKNIPFTNIGPTVMSGRVVDLAVNPDNPTEFYVGYASGGLWHTINNGTTFTPILDSAQTQNIGTIAVDWGTRTLWVGTGENNASRSSYAGIGMLKSNDNGQNWEFVGLPNSQHIGRILINPNNVNEVTVGVTGALYSKSEDRGVYKTKDGGKTWVKTLYIDDVSGIIDMQQAPNDFNTLYATSWTKDRKAWNFDGSGNNSAIYKSTDAGDTWVKVSTEASGFPTGSGVGRIGLAVYDNNIIYAIHDSQFRRPSSGNKDNRRGLQKDDFKTMSTTDFLNLEDKKLNAFLRMNGFQEKYRAANVKQMVRSGNVKPADLAHYLEDANSMLFDTPVIGAEVYKSNDGGQTWRKTHDDYLDDLYYSYGYYFGHIHVSPVDQNAVYVYGVPILKSKDGGKTFTSISAENVHADHHALWINPKNPAHLVNGNDGGVNITYDDGANWIKNNSPSVGQFYAINVDNQKPYRVYGGLQDNGVWVGAHDAPEDKSWEQSGDYPWKSIMGGDGMQIEIDNRNPDIVYTGYQFGNYFRLNRDTGDQTYIQPKHELGEKPYRFNWQTPIHLSRHNQDILYLGGNKLMRSLDQGNTWKAISGDLTKGGKQGNVAYGTIATISESPFEFGLLYVGSDDGLIHVSKNQGATWEVISTNLPKDLWVTRVVASKHKKERVYATLNGYRFDDFATYVYKSDDYGQTWTSISSNIPNSPVNVIIEDQVKETILYLGTDNGVYVSFDTGGTWHAFSKNLPAVAVHDIKMQEETNDLLLGTHGRGIYKTNVVPLQTFDSGKVLSSSMTIFDLDAIRYYKRWGNSWSKWMAPLEPSTTITLFSTTSGKKEVKIMSENNKEIQRFSVAIDKGFNFITYDLTITEKGRKALMKDNTTIDINKAKNDNYYIPKGKYTVKIDGVAKMFEVE from the coding sequence CATACCCTTTACAAATATCGGGCCTACTGTTATGAGTGGGCGTGTGGTGGATTTGGCAGTTAATCCTGATAATCCAACCGAATTTTATGTGGGCTATGCATCAGGAGGGTTGTGGCATACCATTAATAACGGAACAACGTTTACGCCTATTTTAGATAGTGCTCAAACTCAAAATATTGGAACTATTGCAGTTGATTGGGGTACCAGAACGCTTTGGGTTGGTACTGGAGAAAATAATGCTTCGCGATCGTCTTACGCTGGTATTGGGATGCTTAAATCTAATGATAATGGTCAAAATTGGGAGTTTGTAGGTTTGCCTAATTCCCAGCATATCGGTCGTATTTTGATTAATCCAAATAATGTTAATGAAGTGACTGTTGGTGTAACCGGCGCATTGTATTCTAAATCGGAAGATCGAGGGGTTTATAAAACTAAAGATGGTGGAAAAACTTGGGTTAAAACGTTATACATTGATGACGTTAGCGGAATCATTGATATGCAACAGGCGCCAAACGATTTTAATACGCTATATGCGACGTCTTGGACTAAGGATAGAAAAGCGTGGAATTTTGATGGTAGCGGCAATAACTCTGCGATTTATAAAAGTACGGATGCCGGAGATACATGGGTAAAAGTGTCTACAGAAGCAAGTGGGTTTCCTACGGGTAGTGGCGTTGGTCGTATAGGATTGGCTGTTTACGATAATAATATTATTTATGCGATACATGATAGTCAGTTTAGACGTCCGTCAAGCGGAAATAAGGACAACAGAAGGGGGTTGCAAAAGGATGATTTTAAGACCATGAGTACTACGGATTTTTTAAATCTAGAGGATAAAAAATTGAATGCCTTTTTAAGAATGAATGGCTTTCAAGAAAAATACAGAGCGGCTAACGTGAAACAAATGGTGCGTAGCGGTAATGTTAAGCCTGCTGATTTGGCGCATTATTTAGAAGATGCTAATTCAATGTTGTTTGATACACCAGTGATTGGTGCTGAGGTTTATAAAAGTAACGATGGTGGACAAACTTGGCGTAAGACGCATGATGATTATTTAGATGATTTGTATTATAGTTATGGGTATTATTTTGGACACATACATGTGTCTCCAGTAGATCAAAATGCTGTTTATGTGTACGGCGTGCCTATTTTAAAATCTAAAGATGGCGGAAAAACATTTACATCGATTAGTGCAGAAAATGTGCATGCAGATCATCATGCGCTTTGGATTAATCCAAAAAATCCTGCGCATTTAGTGAATGGAAATGATGGTGGTGTTAATATCACTTATGATGATGGTGCAAATTGGATTAAAAACAACTCGCCATCAGTAGGGCAATTTTATGCCATTAATGTAGACAATCAAAAACCATATCGCGTGTATGGAGGTTTGCAAGATAATGGTGTTTGGGTTGGCGCGCATGATGCCCCAGAAGATAAAAGTTGGGAACAAAGTGGTGATTATCCATGGAAAAGTATAATGGGAGGCGATGGTATGCAGATTGAGATTGATAATCGTAATCCCGATATTGTGTACACAGGGTATCAGTTTGGTAATTATTTTAGATTAAATCGTGATACTGGGGATCAAACCTATATTCAGCCTAAACATGAATTAGGAGAGAAGCCCTATCGTTTTAATTGGCAAACTCCAATCCATTTGTCACGACACAATCAAGATATTTTATATTTAGGAGGTAATAAATTAATGAGGTCTTTAGATCAGGGTAATACTTGGAAAGCTATTAGTGGCGATTTAACGAAAGGCGGAAAACAAGGTAACGTGGCTTATGGTACGATCGCGACTATTAGCGAGTCGCCGTTTGAGTTTGGGTTGTTGTATGTGGGTAGTGACGATGGGTTGATTCACGTATCTAAAAATCAAGGCGCTACTTGGGAGGTTATTTCTACTAATTTACCTAAGGATTTATGGGTCACACGCGTGGTGGCTTCCAAGCATAAAAAGGAACGTGTGTATGCTACCTTAAATGGGTATCGATTTGATGACTTTGCAACGTATGTTTATAAAAGTGATGATTATGGTCAAACTTGGACGTCTATTAGTTCAAATATTCCAAACTCTCCTGTAAATGTTATTATTGAAGATCAGGTCAAAGAGACTATCTTGTATTTAGGAACGGATAATGGGGTCTATGTTAGTTTTGATACCGGTGGGACATGGCATGCGTTTTCAAAAAACTTACCAGCAGTAGCTGTGCATGATATAAAAATGCAAGAAGAGACTAACGATTTGCTTTTAGGTACACACGGTAGAGGGATTTACAAAACCAATGTTGTGCCTTTGCAGACCTTTGACTCTGGAAAGGTTTTAAGTAGTTCCATGACTATTTTTGATTTGGATGCGATTAGATATTATAAGCGTTGGGGAAATTCGTGGAGTAAATGGATGGCGCCGCTTGAGCCAAGTACAACGATTACATTGTTTAGTACTACTTCTGGTAAAAAAGAAGTTAAAATAATGTCTGAAAATAATAAAGAGATACAACGTTTTTCAGTTGCTATAGATAAAGGGTTTAATTTTATTACTTACGACTTAACGATTACTGAAAAAGGTCGAAAGGCTTTAATGAAGGACAACACCACTATCGATATCAATAAAGCTAAAAATGATAACTATTATATTCCTAAAGGGAAATACACGGTTAAAATTGATGGTGTTGCTAAAATGTTTGAAGTAGAATAA
- a CDS encoding succinate dehydrogenase cytochrome b subunit, whose product MSGILNSSIGRKFAMALSAFFLMFFLLQHFSINILSVFSPETFNEVSHFMGTFPLVQYALQPVLIFGVVFHFVMGFVLEIKNNKARQISYAKNNGGANSSWMSRNMIWSGLAILAFVCLHFYDFWFPELNTKFIVGDMSGLVDPNNADSGFRYYEELQHKFVDLWRVVLYVVAFVFLALHLLHGFDSAFQSVGANNKYTKGLKRFSKIYAIGIPLGFIFIAVFHFLNH is encoded by the coding sequence ATGAGCGGAATTTTAAATTCTTCAATAGGAAGAAAGTTTGCGATGGCACTTTCGGCATTCTTTCTAATGTTTTTTTTACTTCAACATTTTTCAATAAACATACTTTCGGTATTTAGTCCAGAGACTTTTAACGAGGTGTCTCACTTTATGGGGACCTTTCCGTTAGTGCAATATGCATTACAACCCGTTTTGATTTTCGGAGTTGTGTTTCACTTTGTAATGGGATTTGTTTTAGAAATTAAAAACAACAAAGCAAGACAAATCAGTTATGCCAAAAACAATGGCGGTGCAAATTCGTCTTGGATGAGCAGAAACATGATTTGGAGCGGATTAGCTATTTTAGCATTCGTTTGTCTTCACTTTTACGATTTCTGGTTTCCAGAATTAAATACCAAGTTTATTGTTGGTGATATGTCAGGTCTTGTAGATCCGAACAACGCAGATAGCGGGTTTAGATACTATGAAGAACTACAACACAAATTTGTGGATCTATGGAGAGTCGTACTTTACGTCGTTGCATTTGTGTTCTTAGCCTTACATTTATTACACGGTTTTGATTCGGCTTTTCAGTCGGTTGGAGCAAATAACAAATACACAAAAGGATTAAAAAGATTTAGTAAAATTTACGCAATCGGGATTCCATTAGGATTCATTTTTATTGCTGTGTTTCACTTTTTAAACCACTAA
- a CDS encoding succinate dehydrogenase/fumarate reductase iron-sulfur subunit — protein MNLTLKIWRQKNASDKGKMVDYKVTDISPDMSFLEMLDVLNEQLINNDEEPVAFDHDCREGICGMCSLYINGEAHGPDRGVTTCQLHMRMFKDGDTITIEPFRATAFPVVKDLVVDRGAFDRIQHAGGFISVNTSGNTIDANAIPVNKHDADDAFSAATCIGCGACVASCKNSSAMLFVGAKVSQFALLPQGKIEATDRVLNMVKQMDEEGFGNCTNTGACEVECPKGISLENIARMNREYLSASLKG, from the coding sequence ATGAATTTAACACTTAAGATTTGGCGTCAAAAAAACGCAAGTGATAAAGGGAAAATGGTAGACTATAAAGTTACCGATATCTCACCAGATATGTCTTTCCTTGAAATGTTAGATGTTTTAAACGAACAACTAATTAATAACGATGAAGAGCCCGTAGCCTTTGATCACGATTGTCGTGAGGGTATTTGCGGAATGTGTTCTTTATATATTAACGGAGAAGCACATGGACCTGATCGTGGTGTAACAACCTGTCAGTTACACATGCGTATGTTTAAAGATGGAGATACAATTACTATCGAGCCATTTAGAGCAACCGCTTTTCCTGTAGTAAAAGATTTAGTAGTGGACAGAGGTGCTTTTGACCGTATCCAACATGCCGGAGGATTTATTTCTGTAAACACATCTGGAAACACAATCGATGCTAATGCAATACCAGTAAACAAACATGATGCAGATGATGCTTTTTCAGCAGCAACTTGTATTGGTTGTGGGGCTTGTGTCGCGTCTTGTAAAAACTCTTCTGCAATGTTATTTGTTGGTGCTAAAGTATCACAATTTGCATTATTACCTCAAGGTAAAATTGAAGCTACAGATCGTGTGTTAAACATGGTTAAGCAAATGGATGAAGAAGGTTTTGGTAACTGTACCAATACTGGAGCTTGTGAGGTGGAATGTCCTAAAGGAATTTCTTTAGAGAATATTGCGCGTATGAATCGTGAGTATTTATCTGCAAGTTTAAAAGGATAA
- a CDS encoding fumarate reductase/succinate dehydrogenase flavoprotein subunit: MSLDSKVPQGPIKDKWTDYKNHIDLVNPANKRNIDVIVVGTGLAGGSAAATLAELGYNVKAFCFQDSPRRAHSIAAQGGINAAKNYQGDGDSTYRLFYDTVKGGDYRSREANVYRLAEVSANIIDQCVAQGVPFAREYGGLLDNRSFGGVLVSRTFYAAGQTGQQLLLGAYSAMNRQIGRGKIKMYNRHEMLDVVKVDGKARGIITRNLITGEIERHSAHAVVLGTGGYGNVFFLSTNAMGSNVTAAWKAHKRGAYFANPCYTQIHPTCIPVSGDHQSKLTLMSESLRNDGRIWVPKHMKDVEAIKSGTLKPRELAEEDRDYYLERRYPAFGNLVPRDVASRAAKERCDAGFGVNSTGEAVFLDFASAIQRYGKETAHVKGLDENDAVLVKKLGQEVIKNKYGNLFQMYEKIVDQDPYNTPMMIYPAVHYTMGGVWVDYNLMTTVPGLYCIGEANFSDHGANRLGASALMQGLADGYFVLPYTIGDYLSNDIRTGAISTDTKEFEAAEKEVREKLEFFVTNKGSHSVDYFHKKLGKIMWNKVGMSRNVKGLTEAIAEIKALRDQFWKEVKVPGTNEEFNEELAKAGRVADFLELGELFAKDALNREESCGGHFREDSVELDGEQKGEALRNDKDFAYVSAWEYKGEPSDAVLHKEELEFKDIELKQRSYK, translated from the coding sequence ATGAGTTTAGATTCAAAAGTACCTCAAGGTCCAATTAAAGATAAGTGGACGGATTATAAAAATCATATCGACTTAGTAAACCCTGCTAACAAACGTAACATTGATGTTATTGTGGTTGGTACTGGATTAGCGGGTGGATCGGCTGCTGCAACTTTAGCAGAGCTAGGATATAATGTAAAAGCATTTTGCTTTCAAGATTCTCCAAGACGTGCGCATTCAATTGCAGCACAAGGAGGTATTAACGCAGCAAAAAATTACCAAGGTGATGGTGACTCAACTTACAGATTATTTTACGATACTGTAAAAGGAGGAGATTACCGTTCTCGTGAAGCAAACGTGTATCGTTTGGCTGAGGTATCTGCAAATATAATTGACCAATGTGTTGCTCAAGGGGTTCCTTTTGCACGTGAGTATGGTGGATTATTGGATAACCGTTCGTTTGGTGGTGTATTAGTATCACGTACTTTTTACGCAGCTGGACAAACAGGACAACAATTATTATTAGGAGCGTATTCTGCTATGAACCGTCAAATTGGTCGTGGTAAAATCAAAATGTACAACCGTCACGAAATGTTAGACGTTGTTAAGGTTGATGGAAAAGCGCGTGGTATTATAACACGTAACTTAATTACTGGAGAAATTGAAAGACATTCAGCTCACGCTGTGGTTCTTGGAACTGGTGGTTATGGTAACGTTTTCTTCTTATCAACTAACGCGATGGGAAGTAATGTAACAGCAGCATGGAAAGCACACAAACGTGGGGCTTACTTTGCAAACCCTTGTTATACACAAATTCACCCAACATGTATTCCAGTTTCTGGAGATCATCAGTCTAAACTAACGTTAATGTCTGAGTCTTTACGTAATGATGGACGTATTTGGGTGCCAAAACACATGAAAGATGTTGAGGCTATTAAATCTGGGACATTAAAACCTAGAGAATTAGCTGAAGAAGATAGAGATTACTACCTAGAGCGTCGTTATCCTGCATTCGGAAACTTAGTGCCTCGTGATGTTGCCTCTCGTGCAGCAAAAGAGCGTTGTGATGCTGGTTTTGGAGTGAATTCAACTGGAGAAGCTGTATTCTTAGATTTTGCTTCTGCAATTCAACGTTACGGTAAAGAAACTGCTCACGTTAAAGGTTTAGACGAAAATGATGCTGTCCTTGTTAAAAAATTAGGACAAGAAGTCATCAAAAATAAATACGGAAACTTATTCCAAATGTATGAGAAGATCGTAGATCAAGATCCATACAACACCCCAATGATGATTTATCCAGCGGTACACTACACCATGGGTGGTGTTTGGGTAGATTATAACTTAATGACAACCGTTCCTGGTTTATACTGTATTGGAGAAGCTAACTTCTCTGACCATGGTGCCAACAGACTTGGTGCTTCGGCATTAATGCAAGGGTTAGCGGATGGTTATTTTGTATTACCGTATACTATTGGTGACTACTTATCTAACGATATCCGTACGGGAGCGATTTCTACGGACACAAAAGAGTTTGAAGCGGCTGAAAAAGAAGTACGTGAGAAACTAGAGTTCTTCGTAACTAATAAAGGGTCTCATTCTGTAGATTATTTCCATAAGAAATTAGGGAAAATCATGTGGAACAAAGTAGGGATGTCTAGAAATGTAAAAGGATTAACAGAAGCTATTGCTGAAATCAAAGCATTAAGAGATCAATTCTGGAAAGAAGTTAAAGTGCCTGGAACTAATGAAGAGTTTAACGAAGAGCTTGCAAAAGCTGGTCGTGTAGCAGATTTCTTAGAGTTAGGAGAATTATTTGCTAAAGATGCATTAAACAGAGAAGAATCTTGTGGAGGTCACTTTAGAGAGGATTCTGTGGAGTTAGACGGAGAGCAAAAAGGAGAAGCATTACGTAATGACAAAGATTTTGCATACGTATCTGCTTGGGAGTACAAAGGAGAACCTAGTGATGCTGTTTTACATAAAGAGGAACTAGAGTTTAAGGATATCGAATTAAAACAAAGAAGTTATAAATAA
- a CDS encoding M28 family peptidase, giving the protein MKPIYLLLLVLIVSCKSNNTPTQNADVSPISKTLKSNQKAVDYKFDTARLLEDVKTLSSDVFEGRRTGTKGAELARDYIINRFTKLGVKPLVSNYIQAFTFETSKKYEAANVLGVIEGTLKNDKYIVLSAHYDHEGIKGGKIYNGADDDASGISALFAFAESFAENPPKHNVILAAFDAEELGLKGAYHFVEDNTVQNRNVVLNLNMDMISRSEDKQLFAVGSRYYPILKPTLQNFEAIGGVALVIDHEGITKAEDWTFSSDHAAFHKAEIPFIYFGVADHEDYHEPTDDFENINQQFYKDAVQTIITVFNQFDNLDL; this is encoded by the coding sequence ATGAAACCTATTTACTTATTACTTTTAGTGCTAATTGTTAGTTGTAAATCTAACAATACGCCAACCCAAAATGCGGATGTAAGTCCGATATCTAAAACTTTAAAATCCAACCAAAAGGCTGTTGATTATAAATTTGATACAGCTAGGTTACTCGAAGATGTTAAAACCTTGTCTTCTGATGTTTTTGAAGGTCGCAGAACCGGAACAAAAGGGGCGGAATTAGCTAGAGATTATATTATCAATCGCTTTACAAAATTAGGGGTTAAACCTTTAGTATCTAATTATATCCAGGCTTTTACTTTTGAGACAAGTAAAAAATATGAAGCAGCTAATGTTTTAGGCGTTATTGAAGGGACTTTAAAAAATGATAAGTATATTGTGTTGTCTGCACATTACGATCATGAAGGCATTAAAGGCGGTAAAATTTATAATGGGGCAGATGATGATGCTTCTGGTATTAGTGCGTTGTTCGCTTTCGCGGAATCTTTTGCCGAGAACCCTCCAAAACATAATGTGATTTTGGCGGCATTTGATGCTGAGGAATTAGGTTTGAAGGGAGCATATCATTTTGTAGAAGATAATACTGTGCAAAATCGAAACGTAGTACTTAATTTAAATATGGATATGATTAGTAGAAGTGAGGATAAACAGTTATTTGCTGTTGGGTCTCGTTACTATCCCATTTTAAAACCAACACTTCAAAATTTTGAAGCTATAGGTGGTGTCGCATTAGTAATAGATCATGAAGGGATAACCAAAGCAGAAGATTGGACGTTTTCAAGTGATCATGCCGCATTTCATAAAGCTGAAATTCCATTTATCTATTTTGGAGTTGCTGACCATGAAGATTATCACGAGCCTACAGATGATTTTGAAAATATTAATCAACAGTTTTACAAAGATGCAGTGCAAACTATAATTACTGTGTTTAATCAATTTGATAATTTAGATTTATAA
- a CDS encoding alpha/beta hydrolase-fold protein, with translation MKPFAIVIFILFITATSCKKQVIIPGASYTAMVEAAYQLSVDKDSLIQVDALEMYETAFTKFPDSITDYSIYEASVVASQIKAFDKAFSYLERTARLVEDEMGFPGWDYILGEYADEDYKNLMQDSRWLALYETALNDKKQFFERLKAEEKAFFDTRENEDTAALEANELYQQLKMSNNYLPKKQQDYSIAFKINDTTSTSYFVHLPKSYTPSKKYTVLFYLHGAVRGNALSVFETKLNLMYDNSRYTKRADANNVILVFPKGNKDFNWMLKDDGFFMVPEIVKQLKRALNIDDNKVFVSGHSNGATGSFSYLMKQPTAFAGFYGFNTYPKVFTGGTFIKNVLSRSFINFSTDQDYYYPPNANDSLNVLMADLKADYKDHRYNGFPHWFPAFEASEPAYDILFDDLLHRKRQPFPKTIQWEFDDNAYGTMDWITNATLDTVRAKKGWHKTLNFDIVKWLKLDKKDSAVTVDVAQKAFDFPRASGKIVASYEANQFTVTASRIGTFSIAISPEMVDLNKPVKVVLNGTLVFDKLLTYDKQFMLEQWDVNRDRSQLWVNYIRLNVE, from the coding sequence ATGAAACCATTCGCTATTGTTATATTTATTCTTTTTATAACGGCAACAAGTTGTAAGAAACAAGTCATCATTCCAGGAGCGTCGTATACGGCAATGGTTGAGGCTGCTTATCAGTTGTCGGTAGATAAGGATTCGTTAATTCAGGTAGACGCTTTGGAGATGTACGAAACTGCTTTTACTAAGTTTCCTGATAGTATTACGGATTATTCTATTTATGAAGCAAGCGTTGTTGCGAGTCAGATTAAAGCTTTTGATAAGGCTTTTAGTTATCTTGAGCGCACTGCTAGATTGGTGGAAGATGAAATGGGGTTTCCGGGATGGGATTATATTTTAGGCGAATATGCTGACGAGGACTACAAAAATCTAATGCAAGATAGTCGATGGCTGGCGTTATATGAGACAGCTTTAAATGATAAGAAGCAGTTTTTTGAACGATTGAAGGCAGAGGAAAAAGCGTTTTTTGACACTAGAGAAAATGAAGACACTGCTGCTTTGGAGGCTAACGAGCTCTATCAGCAGCTTAAGATGTCTAATAATTACTTACCAAAGAAACAACAAGATTATTCTATTGCGTTTAAAATAAATGATACCACAAGCACGTCTTATTTTGTGCATTTGCCAAAATCATATACGCCTAGTAAAAAGTATACAGTCTTGTTTTATTTACATGGTGCAGTGCGGGGCAATGCGTTATCTGTTTTTGAAACAAAGCTTAATTTAATGTATGATAATAGTCGATACACTAAAAGAGCTGATGCTAACAATGTTATTTTGGTGTTCCCTAAAGGCAATAAAGACTTTAATTGGATGCTAAAGGATGATGGGTTTTTTATGGTGCCTGAAATTGTGAAGCAACTTAAAAGGGCATTAAATATTGACGATAATAAAGTATTTGTCTCAGGGCATTCTAATGGGGCGACGGGGTCTTTTTCTTACCTGATGAAACAGCCGACTGCGTTTGCAGGATTTTATGGTTTTAATACCTATCCAAAAGTGTTTACAGGTGGTACGTTTATTAAAAATGTGCTATCGCGGTCTTTTATTAACTTTTCTACGGATCAAGATTACTATTATCCACCCAATGCAAATGATAGTCTCAATGTATTAATGGCCGATTTAAAAGCGGATTATAAAGACCATCGTTATAATGGTTTTCCGCATTGGTTTCCAGCGTTTGAGGCGTCCGAGCCGGCGTACGATATTCTGTTTGATGATTTGTTGCATCGAAAAAGACAACCGTTTCCTAAAACCATTCAATGGGAATTTGATGATAACGCTTACGGAACTATGGATTGGATTACTAATGCTACATTAGATACAGTTAGAGCTAAAAAGGGATGGCACAAAACACTGAATTTTGACATTGTAAAGTGGTTAAAATTAGATAAAAAGGATAGTGCGGTAACGGTGGATGTGGCTCAGAAAGCATTTGATTTTCCAAGAGCATCAGGTAAGATTGTCGCTAGTTACGAGGCTAATCAGTTTACCGTGACGGCGTCTAGAATCGGTACGTTTTCTATAGCTATTTCGCCAGAAATGGTTGATTTAAATAAGCCTGTTAAGGTTGTTTTGAATGGAACATTAGTTTTTGATAAATTGTTAACTTATGATAAGCAATTTATGTTAGAACAATGGGATGTTAACCGAGATCGATCGCAGTTGTGGGTCAATTATATTCGTCTTAATGTCGAGTAA
- a CDS encoding MutS-related protein has protein sequence MTDSNSYYSANIANYAAEVSKLYKQLTSLSIARLLVFVATAVGGYFTFGSWPLFAGVLVAGAIGFVFLLSKYTTIKATYNLKKELVTINKEELKINSGDFFDRDGGLQFQDPNHNYALDIDLFGRGSFYQFINRTTIDDGSQALANSLKANATEAIVLRQEAIKELASKADWRQQFQANAGLIKVETKATTILEFLKSHQPILPQFFKTIPLIISVLTLILFGLAIAKLIPIAMTGYWLLVGLVITGRYVKKINVLSANTDKMRDTFRQYAVLLSAIENETFTAPLLLEKQAQIQLKDKKASQILKELSKGMDALDNRSNLISALFGNGYFLTDIKNTYAIEQWLENYSDIVEDWFEVVAFFDAYNSLGNYSFNHQQYVFPQIVAKNSDTSVTGLGHPLLKSEKRVDNDFEIKNQQFFIITGANMAGKSTFLRTVSLHIVMANVGLPVCAKSSVYSPVKLITSMRTSDSLTDDSSYFFSELTRLKYIVDAIKKDNYFIILDEILKGTNSTDKAIGSRKFVEKLVASHATGIIATHDLSLCEIEDHLKEVKNYYFDAQIIADELYFDYTFKKGICQNMNASFLLKKMEIV, from the coding sequence ATGACAGATTCTAATTCTTATTACAGTGCTAATATCGCTAATTATGCAGCAGAGGTTTCAAAACTGTATAAACAATTAACCTCTTTAAGTATTGCAAGGCTTTTAGTTTTTGTAGCAACAGCAGTTGGTGGTTATTTTACTTTTGGGTCTTGGCCTTTATTTGCAGGTGTTTTAGTTGCGGGGGCTATTGGTTTTGTTTTTTTATTGTCAAAATATACGACAATCAAGGCGACGTATAATTTAAAAAAAGAACTAGTAACTATTAATAAGGAGGAATTAAAAATTAATTCTGGAGATTTTTTTGATCGTGATGGGGGACTTCAGTTTCAAGATCCAAACCATAATTATGCGTTGGATATTGATTTGTTTGGACGAGGTAGTTTTTACCAATTTATAAACAGAACAACTATTGATGATGGTTCTCAAGCTTTAGCTAATAGTTTAAAGGCAAATGCTACAGAGGCTATCGTGTTAAGACAAGAGGCGATAAAAGAGTTAGCTTCTAAAGCAGATTGGAGACAACAATTTCAAGCAAATGCTGGACTAATTAAAGTGGAGACTAAAGCCACAACCATCCTTGAGTTTTTGAAATCACACCAACCTATTTTACCTCAATTTTTTAAAACGATACCTTTAATTATTTCAGTTTTAACTCTGATTCTTTTCGGTTTGGCTATCGCGAAATTAATCCCTATCGCGATGACTGGTTATTGGTTGTTGGTAGGCTTAGTTATTACAGGGCGTTATGTCAAAAAAATAAATGTGTTATCTGCCAATACAGATAAAATGCGTGATACGTTCAGACAGTACGCCGTATTATTAAGTGCTATTGAAAATGAAACTTTTACCGCTCCATTATTATTGGAGAAACAAGCTCAAATTCAACTTAAAGACAAAAAAGCCTCTCAAATTTTAAAAGAACTCTCTAAGGGTATGGATGCTTTGGATAATAGAAGTAATTTAATTTCGGCGCTATTTGGGAATGGGTATTTTTTAACTGATATAAAAAACACCTACGCGATAGAGCAGTGGTTGGAAAATTATAGTGATATCGTAGAGGATTGGTTTGAAGTAGTAGCCTTTTTTGATGCTTATAATAGTTTAGGTAACTATAGCTTTAATCATCAACAGTATGTTTTTCCTCAAATAGTAGCTAAAAACAGTGACACTAGCGTAACGGGATTAGGTCACCCTTTATTAAAATCAGAAAAGCGTGTCGATAATGATTTTGAAATAAAAAATCAACAATTCTTTATTATTACAGGGGCTAATATGGCCGGTAAAAGCACCTTTTTACGTACCGTCTCTTTGCATATAGTTATGGCTAATGTTGGACTGCCGGTGTGTGCAAAGTCATCCGTATATAGTCCAGTAAAATTGATTACAAGTATGCGTACAAGCGATTCGCTAACGGATGATAGTAGTTATTTCTTTTCGGAATTAACGCGCTTAAAGTATATCGTAGACGCCATAAAAAAAGATAATTATTTTATTATTTTAGATGAAATCTTAAAAGGAACCAATAGTACAGATAAAGCTATTGGGTCACGTAAGTTTGTAGAAAAGTTAGTGGCAAGTCATGCAACTGGTATAATTGCGACACATGATTTAAGTTTATGCGAAATTGAAGACCATTTAAAAGAAGTTAAAAACTACTATTTTGATGCGCAAATCATTGCTGATGAGTTGTATTTTGATTACACCTTTAAAAAAGGAATTTGTCAGAATATGAATGCGAGTTTCTTATTGAAGAAGATGGAGATTGTATAG